The Triticum aestivum cultivar Chinese Spring chromosome 3A, IWGSC CS RefSeq v2.1, whole genome shotgun sequence genome includes a region encoding these proteins:
- the LOC123057351 gene encoding cell surface glycoprotein 1-like has translation MLGVDLLGVLGLVQAASFSSPWLPADLAPPLRHLLEAAELGPPQLPVNTLQQAHPEDAYPSPTESSPPSQDMDKQRRTPEDEDDLRLDEEEVPLDQDVPSDEEEDVPPDEEEDVQHAHPEDAYPRPSTETSRQSQDMDKQRRTPEDEDDLRLDEEEVPLDQDVPSDEEEDVPPDEEEDVQHAHPEDAYPRPSTETSRQSQDMDKQRRTPEDEDDLRLDEEEVPLDQDVPSDEEEDVPPDEEEDVQHAHPEDAYPVPLLKPLDSRR, from the exons ATGTTGGGCGTCGACCTCCTTGGTGTTCTTGGACTGGTCCAAGCTGCGAGCTTCAG CAGCCCGTGGCTTCCCGCTGACCTCGCGCCGCCCCTCCGCCATCTCCTCGAGGCGGCCGAACTCGGTCCACCCCAACTCCCCGTCAACACGCTCCAGCAGGCTCACCCCGAGGACGCCTACCCCAGCCCTACTGAAAGCTCTCCACCGTCGCAG GACATGGATAAGCAGCGGAGGACCCCCGAGGACGAAGACGATCTGCGGTTAGACGAAGAAGAAGTACCGCTAGACCAAGATGTACCGTCAGACGAAGAAGAAGATGTACCGCCAGACGAAGAAGAAGATGTCCAGCATGCTCACCCCGAGGACGCCTACCCCCGTCCCTCTACTGAAACCTCTCGACAGTCGCAG GACATGGATAAGCAGCGGAGGACCCCCGAGGACGAAGACGATCTGCGGTTAGACGAAGAAGAAGTACCGCTAGACCAAGATGTACCGTCAGACGAAGAAGAAGATGTACCGCCAGACGAAGAAGAAGATGTCCAGCATGCTCACCCCGAGGACGCCTACCCCCGTCCCTCTACTGAAACCTCTCGACAGTCGCAG GACATGGATAAGCAGCGGAGGACCCCCGAGGACGAAGACGATCTGCGGTTAGACGAAGAAGAAGTACCGCTAGACCAAGATGTACCGTCAGACGAAGAAGAAGATGTACCGCCAGACGAAGAAGAAGATGTCCAGCATGCTCACCCCGAGGACGCCTACCCCGTCCCTCTACTGAAACCTCTCGACAGTCGCAGGTGA